Sequence from the Bacteroidales bacterium genome:
CGGCCAACAGCCAAAAGCCAGAAAAAACCATGCTCCAATGAAAAAAAATCCCACAAACACTTGCTTTTTTCAAAACATTGAGTACTTTTGTTACTCGTTTAGTCTTCAACCAATCGTGTAATCATACCATAACAACCCTATGCTCGAAGCCCTGATCACCTCAAAGACGCGTATCAAACTGATGTTGAAGTTCTTTCTGAACATCAACAGCACCGGTTACCTGCGTGGCCTCGAGCCTGAGTTTGGCGAAAGCACCAATGCTATCCGTATAGAACTCAACCGCTTCGAAGCCGCCGGCCTGTTACAAACCGTATTGGAAGGGAACAAAAAGATCTACCGCGCCAATATCACCCATCCGCTCTTCACCGATATCAACCGTTTGGTGCGTAAATACATCGGCGTTGACGATATCGTCAATCAGGTGATTAGCCACTTGGGAAAACCCGAAGCGGTTTATCTGGGAGGAGAACTGGCCATGGGTAACAATAGCCGGCTGGTAGAACTGATTGTTGTGGGCGATCATATCGATCAGGAATTCCTGAACCAGGGCTGCGCTAAAGCCGAGAAACTCATCACCCGCAAGATTCAGGCAAGCATCCTGACCATTGATGATTTTAACAAACAAAAGGACGTGCTTTTACAAAAAAAGTTGCTCCTGTTGTGGAAAAACATAGACTGATCAGGTTTTAGGGTTAGTCATCTTATTGATTGATTTACAGTATCTTATCCAACAAAGGATGGGACTCAGGGGGCGAAGCTGTGAAATGAAAGGTTGAGGTTTTTTTTCAAAAATGCTTACCCGGTTAAACAAATATTTACTATTATTGTATAGTCTGATAAACAATAATTTCATCACATTGCACTGAAATGGAAACCCTTTTTGAGAAATTCCAACAACGACTGGACTGGGTTGAAACCCGGTTTGTAAGGAGTGTGATGGGCGAAATAAACTGGAATGGACGACTGATCGGCATAAAGGGAGCAAGAGGTGTTGGCAAGACAACCCTCTTATTACAATATATCAAACTCCGCCTCAGCGATCAGTTAGATGCAACCCTTTATGTAAGTCTCGATAACATCTGGTTCAGCCACCACCAACTGTCAGACCTTGTCGATGATTTTGTTAAAAAGGGAGGAAAATTCCTCTTCCTCGACGAGGTGCACCGTTACCCCGATTGGTCACAGGAACTCAAAAACATTTATGACGACTATCCAGGCCTGCAGGTAGTGTTCACC
This genomic interval carries:
- a CDS encoding ArsR family transcriptional regulator, which encodes MLKFFLNINSTGYLRGLEPEFGESTNAIRIELNRFEAAGLLQTVLEGNKKIYRANITHPLFTDINRLVRKYIGVDDIVNQVISHLGKPEAVYLGGELAMGNNSRLVELIVVGDHIDQEFLNQGCAKAEKLITRKIQASILTIDDFNKQKDVLLQKKLLLLWKNID